A region of the Deltaproteobacteria bacterium genome:
CAGCGATGCGTCCCAAATCGGCCAGAATTTCCTTAGCACTTTGATAGCGCTCGGCTGGGTGTCTCGCAAGAGCCTTCATGACTAGATTGCTTAACTCAATAGGGCAAGAGCTTCGAATCTCATGTGGAGATTTGGGCACATGAGAGGTCTTAAGCTTCATCGTTTCAAAAGGCGAGCTTCCCTCAAAAGGAAGACTAGAGGTGATTAACTCGTAAGCAATGACCCCAAAAGCATAAATGTCGCAAGACTGAGCAACAATGCCATCCTGTAAATACTCAGGACTCAAATACTCTATAGTGCCCACAATGCAACCGCTTTTGCCAGACGGTGTAACTTCTCTCGAAATGCTAAAGTTTGCGATCTTTACATGCATGTTTTCGTCGAGCAATATGTTTTCTGGCTTTAAGTCGCGGTGAATAATGCCCACCTGATGTATCGCAGCTAATCCAGCGCATAGCTGACGCAATATGCTAACTATTAAATCGAGCTCCAAAGGACGGCGGGGATTAATCACCGTAGCTAGATTCCCCCCTGGCACATACTCCATAGTGTATGCGAGCAAGCCGTTTTTATTTATATATTCGTAGGACTGGACGACGTTGGGATGGTCTACAGAATAGAGGCCCGCTATCTCAGTCCTAAAATGCCGCGCAAGATCCGCATCGAGGTTTTGCGTCTCAAGAACCTTCATTAGGACAAGAGCATCTTTATTTTCAAGGCGGTGGCATAAGTATATCTGTCCCGTAGACGAACTGTAAACGGGCCTAACTACCTGATACGAATCTGCTATAATATAACCCGGCTCAAAGGAAGCCGAGGTGCTCTTGCTCTTA
Encoded here:
- a CDS encoding serine/threonine protein kinase, which translates into the protein MDLPKSKSTSASFEPGYIIADSYQVVRPVYSSSTGQIYLCHRLENKDALVLMKVLETQNLDADLARHFRTEIAGLYSVDHPNVVQSYEYINKNGLLAYTMEYVPGGNLATVINPRRPLELDLIVSILRQLCAGLAAIHQVGIIHRDLKPENILLDENMHVKIANFSISREVTPSGKSGCIVGTIEYLSPEYLQDGIVAQSCDIYAFGVIAYELITSSLPFEGSSPFETMKLKTSHVPKSPHEIRSSCPIELSNLVMKALARHPAERYQSAKEILADLGRIAVTKEKPNTETAPNEATIASASSIIRTSSPNKPAFSATEEASEDATSASHPAIEPNTSRKPSFTKSSSSSLLRVLGSKITPDQVAEHYVKANITSSRHQDGLRRAGILIIVAFVIACGVFVAGRLYANAKVPSITTSSATMQTKTTAGKATKKPQSI